The Streptomyces sp. NBC_00335 DNA window CTGGATGTACGACAAGCTGACCGAGACGTACGTCCTGGACCCGGAGAACCGCGCCTTCCTGGAGGAGGCCAACCCCTGGGCCCTGCACGGGATCGCGGAGCGACTGCTGGAGGCGGAGTCCCGCGGCATGTGGGAGAAGCCGGACCCGCAGGTCCTGGAGGCGCTGCGCCAGGTGTACCTGGACACGGAGGGCAACCTCGAAGGCGAAAGCGACTAACCGGGCACCGGCTGGATCAGACTGAGCCGCATGTGCCATTACTGCGGCTGCCGCGAAATCCCCCTGATCAAGGAGTTCATCGCCGAGCACGAGGCGGTGACGAACGCCGCGGGCGACGCCCTGCGCGCCCTGGACGCGGGGGACCTCCCGAAGGCGCGGACCCTCGTCGCGGAGATGACGGCCGTTCTCCTCGCCCACTGGACGGGCGAGGAGGACGGCTTGTTCGCCGTCATGGGGCGGGACCCGGAGTACGCCCCGTACATCGCGGCGCTGGTGGCGGAACACCGCGAACTGGCGGCGTTCCTCGCCCGCGCCGATCTGGCGGACCCGGCGGACACGGCGGCGCTGCGCCGGGCGGTGGAGGAGCTCCACCACCACATCGCGAAGGAGGAGGACGGCCTCTTCCCCGCGTCCCTCACCGCCCTGACGGGCGATGATTGGGACCTGTCCATCAAGGCCTGGCGCACGGCCCATCCCGACGGGGACCTGAGGCCCGCCGGGTGACGGCCGGGGCGCCCCGGCGGCCTCCTACTTCGTGGTCTGGTTCAGCGCCACCAGGGCCTGCGCCCAGCGCGCGTACTTCAGCTGGCCGAAATCGGCGACGGTCTTCACGCCGAAGGCTTCGAGCAGCAGCTCGCCGTCCTTGTCGGTGACGCCCTTGAGCGCGGCCACCGGCGCCGCGAGCACCTCCGCGAGCGGCTTGTCGGCCCACGCCTTGTCCAGCACCTTGTCGAGGTCGATCGCCATGAGTCTCTCTCCCGGAACTCGAAAGTATGAACTGATGGCACAAACCTAGAACAATCGGACAAGCATCCCGGGGTGCGACACCCTGACCTTCCAGTGCCCCGACCACTCGCCCGGCCGGAAGCGGACCAGGGCCAGACCGAAGGCCACCGGGGGGCGGACCGAAGGGCGGGCAGCCCCCCTTGCCCCACGCGATTCCACGTATAATCCGCCCCGTTCACCCTGTACTTCGCGTCGGATTTCGGAATCGAAAAGGCTGTGACCAAGAAATGAATTCACTGCGGGCGCTTCTCGACGGCGGGATTCCGCTGGTGGCCGTCAGCTTCGACGACAGCGAGACCGAGCCGCGCGCAGACGCCGCGAAGAGCGCCGGCGTCGATGTGGCCGAACTGCGCGTCGACCGGTACGCGGCGACCGACACGGCCCACGTTCTGGCGCAGGTGGACGCGTTCAAGACACTGCCGGTACTGGCCACCATCCGGTCGGCCCGCGAAGGCGGCGACTGGAAGGGCACCGAGGCGCAGCGCCTCGAACTGTTCCGTGCGCTGGCTCCTCAGGTCCAGGCCGTGGACATCGAGCTCTCCTCCGGGGAAATCCTGTCCGAGGTGATCGAGGCCGCCCACCGGCACGACACGGTGGCGCTCGTCTCCTATCACAATTTCGAATTCACCCCGGCCACCGAGGAACTCCAGACCGTCATCGACGACGCGAAGAGCGCCGGCGCCGATGTGGTCA harbors:
- a CDS encoding hemerythrin domain-containing protein codes for the protein MCHYCGCREIPLIKEFIAEHEAVTNAAGDALRALDAGDLPKARTLVAEMTAVLLAHWTGEEDGLFAVMGRDPEYAPYIAALVAEHRELAAFLARADLADPADTAALRRAVEELHHHIAKEEDGLFPASLTALTGDDWDLSIKAWRTAHPDGDLRPAG
- the aroD gene encoding type I 3-dehydroquinate dehydratase, with the protein product MNSLRALLDGGIPLVAVSFDDSETEPRADAAKSAGVDVAELRVDRYAATDTAHVLAQVDAFKTLPVLATIRSAREGGDWKGTEAQRLELFRALAPQVQAVDIELSSGEILSEVIEAAHRHDTVALVSYHNFEFTPATEELQTVIDDAKSAGADVVKVSTMVRSEGDVRRLASLLLRAGAEDTRLIVIAMGEAGAVSRVFFPALGSRITYSFFGASSAPGQLDFPETFGLLRKFYPSFDERKSTGA